One window of Blastocatellia bacterium genomic DNA carries:
- a CDS encoding CRTAC1 family protein: protein MPALEKKRRLANHWLIPALGVCLLVGWLPRLPAISRTMQTTFTDVTAETGLADNGNVEGAAWGDFDHDGDLDLFTCHHLTVPPAGDSVLYQNNGNGRFNLLFRMQSLMGRAAQRNNSTGKNDDHSPAWGDFDNDGDLDLYISRGNGQPDSLLRNDGPRGFIDVAETAGVADPGGRGRTATWVDVDNDGFLDLFITNHATSNRLYRNRGDGTFVDMTAHAGLSGSRSDRKATVWADYNQDGWMDVFITETRDPRDRNFDPPLNRLYRNEGGFTFTDVTAAVKLPLTGYSQGAAWGDYDNDGDLDLFVVNEQSPHSLYENNGDGTFTDVALRAGVAEQRAARAALWGDYDNDGDLDLYLSLSSHAPRLYRNNGDGTFTDVAALAGLSMENSSIQWGAAWGDYNNDGFLDLFLTDQRISGGRYSHLLYRNNGNQNHWLTLKLVGTRSNRDGVGATVTLMAGGLTQFREQNGGSHLLSQNSSIIHFGLGSTHTVDWLIIRWPSGLRQHLRAVAADQILTITEPAN from the coding sequence ATGCCAGCTTTAGAAAAAAAGCGCCGGCTGGCCAATCACTGGCTCATACCTGCGCTGGGAGTCTGTCTGCTGGTAGGATGGCTGCCGCGCTTGCCTGCTATCTCCCGGACGATGCAAACAACGTTCACCGATGTTACAGCCGAAACTGGCCTGGCCGACAACGGGAACGTCGAAGGCGCTGCCTGGGGTGACTTCGATCATGACGGCGATCTTGACCTGTTCACCTGCCATCACCTGACCGTCCCGCCGGCAGGCGACAGCGTGCTCTATCAAAACAATGGCAATGGCAGATTCAACTTGCTGTTTCGCATGCAGAGCCTGATGGGGCGCGCGGCGCAACGCAATAATTCAACGGGCAAAAACGACGATCATTCGCCGGCGTGGGGCGATTTTGATAACGACGGCGATCTGGACCTCTACATCTCTCGCGGCAACGGTCAGCCGGATAGCCTTCTGCGTAACGATGGGCCACGCGGATTCATTGATGTTGCCGAAACGGCTGGTGTCGCCGATCCGGGCGGGCGTGGTCGAACGGCGACATGGGTAGACGTAGACAATGACGGCTTTCTCGACTTGTTTATCACCAACCATGCAACATCGAATCGGCTTTACCGCAATCGTGGCGACGGTACGTTTGTTGACATGACCGCGCATGCTGGACTCAGCGGGTCACGCTCGGACCGAAAAGCGACTGTGTGGGCTGATTACAATCAAGATGGCTGGATGGATGTATTCATCACCGAAACGCGCGACCCACGTGATAGGAATTTTGATCCGCCGCTCAACCGCCTGTATCGCAATGAGGGTGGTTTCACGTTCACCGATGTCACCGCAGCGGTAAAGCTGCCTCTGACCGGTTATAGTCAGGGCGCCGCCTGGGGCGATTATGACAATGATGGCGATCTTGATCTGTTTGTCGTCAATGAACAATCCCCGCATTCACTCTACGAAAACAATGGCGATGGCACATTCACCGACGTCGCCCTCCGCGCCGGCGTCGCTGAGCAGCGAGCCGCGCGCGCCGCTCTCTGGGGCGATTATGATAACGACGGCGACCTGGATCTCTACCTCAGCTTGTCTTCACACGCTCCACGGCTCTACCGCAACAATGGCGATGGCACATTCACTGATGTTGCAGCGTTGGCCGGGCTGTCAATGGAAAACTCCAGCATACAATGGGGCGCCGCCTGGGGCGATTACAACAATGACGGTTTCCTCGACCTGTTCCTGACCGATCAGCGCATCAGCGGTGGCCGCTACAGTCATCTGCTCTACCGCAACAACGGAAACCAGAACCACTGGCTGACGCTCAAACTGGTTGGCACGCGCAGCAACCGCGATGGCGTCGGCGCGACCGTCACACTGATGGCCGGCGGCCTGACGCAATTCCGCGAACAAAATGGCGGCTCGCACCTACTCTCGCAAAACAGCTCGATCATTCATTTCGGACTTGGTTCAACACACACAGTTGATTGGCTGATCATCCGCTGGCCGAGTGGACTCAGGCAACACCTGAGGGCAGTAGCTGCCGACCAAATACTGACGATCACAGAACCAGCCAATTAG
- a CDS encoding class I SAM-dependent methyltransferase produces the protein MADQIKSASGSKPAQGTGGSIPLAVLSELRLPPPEEVKENLAYRYYFTDEFGFRRAAIRHIRRRRIETVLELLRDVTARDVLDVGCGPGESAIYLQHHFSKRARVVAIDIGWEFVSFGEHLASANDAPTRFLQAEACTLPFPASSFDVVTSLEMVEHLPNWPEFLQEAHRVLRPGGHLVLSTPTRAGFHSWLKRAWVRMRGLDRVFARYKTPGDPYERFIGRREMARALQARGFERVAETVRIFLFSFVPDQLFVLNRLVEPVLERTPGVRQLGVTAFYHYRKRL, from the coding sequence TTGGCAGACCAGATCAAGAGCGCAAGCGGTAGCAAGCCTGCCCAGGGCACAGGAGGCTCGATCCCGCTCGCCGTCCTGTCCGAATTACGGTTACCTCCGCCTGAGGAAGTCAAAGAGAATCTCGCCTACCGCTACTATTTTACTGACGAGTTCGGATTTCGCCGCGCGGCGATTCGCCACATTCGACGTCGGCGAATTGAGACCGTGTTGGAGCTACTGAGGGACGTGACGGCGCGCGACGTACTCGATGTCGGTTGCGGGCCGGGCGAGTCGGCGATCTATCTTCAGCACCATTTTAGTAAGCGGGCGCGTGTCGTCGCCATTGACATTGGGTGGGAGTTCGTCAGCTTCGGTGAGCACCTGGCCAGCGCCAATGACGCACCAACGCGATTCCTTCAAGCTGAGGCCTGCACGCTTCCGTTTCCGGCAAGCTCGTTCGATGTCGTCACATCGCTTGAGATGGTGGAGCATTTGCCAAACTGGCCTGAGTTCTTACAAGAAGCCCATCGCGTGCTGCGGCCCGGTGGTCATCTTGTTCTTTCCACGCCGACACGCGCGGGGTTTCACAGTTGGCTCAAACGTGCGTGGGTTCGGATGCGCGGGCTGGATAGGGTCTTCGCGCGGTACAAAACCCCTGGCGATCCGTATGAGCGGTTCATCGGCAGACGCGAGATGGCGCGGGCACTTCAGGCGCGTGGGTTCGAGCGCGTCGCTGAGACGGTGAGGATTTTTCTCTTCTCGTTTGTGCCTGACCAGCTCTTTGTGCTCAATCGTCTCGTCGAGCCAGTCCTGGAGAGGACGCCGGGCGTGCGTCAGTTAGGCGTCACGGCGTTTTATCATTACCGCAAACGCCTGTGA
- a CDS encoding SDR family oxidoreductase: MRLKDKVAIVTGAAAGIGRAIAELFAGEGARVALCDIRAELGEEVATRIRSAGGEASFVRCDVSQADEVEALVRTTVSRYGRLDILVNNAARWAGDGVLLEVSEAIWDDTLDACLRSVYLCSKYAIPPMAAGGWGSIVNIASVNALFGVHLAAYTAAKGGVIALTRLMAVQYGGQGIRANVICPGTIETETTRTAFEERPKLRERLQQALPLKRLGRPDDVAYCALYLASPESDFVTGAIFVIDGGLTAGMKIEG; this comes from the coding sequence ATGAGACTGAAGGATAAAGTCGCGATTGTGACCGGAGCCGCCGCTGGCATTGGTCGCGCCATCGCCGAACTTTTTGCTGGAGAAGGAGCGAGGGTTGCCCTCTGCGATATTCGTGCTGAGTTGGGAGAGGAAGTCGCTACCCGTATTAGATCAGCAGGCGGCGAGGCATCGTTCGTCCGCTGTGATGTGAGCCAGGCTGATGAGGTCGAAGCTCTTGTTCGGACCACTGTTTCCCGGTACGGAAGACTGGATATTTTAGTCAATAATGCAGCGCGCTGGGCAGGAGATGGTGTTCTCCTGGAGGTTAGTGAGGCGATTTGGGACGACACGCTCGATGCCTGTCTTCGCAGCGTCTATCTTTGCTCGAAATACGCCATTCCTCCTATGGCGGCAGGTGGATGGGGATCAATCGTGAATATCGCTTCGGTCAACGCCCTCTTTGGCGTGCATCTGGCAGCTTACACGGCTGCTAAAGGTGGCGTTATCGCATTGACGCGGTTAATGGCTGTGCAATACGGTGGTCAGGGGATTCGCGCCAATGTGATCTGTCCGGGGACAATCGAGACGGAAACAACCAGGACGGCCTTTGAAGAGCGGCCAAAGTTGCGGGAGCGGCTCCAACAGGCATTGCCACTGAAACGGCTTGGTCGCCCCGACGATGTCGCCTACTGCGCTCTTTATCTCGCTTCGCCCGAGTCTGATTTCGTCACGGGTGCCATTTTTGTCATTGATGGGGGGTTGACAGCCGGGATGAAGATAGAGGGATGA
- a CDS encoding amidohydrolase family protein: protein MIVDCHSHVWLREHLSDEFIADSSRAKTSPVNFDIRPEDHWTAMGPVDKAIVFGLRAKHSGILVPNEFVAAYVREHPEKLIGFASVDPSEPGYLDILQHSVEELNLRGVKLGPIYQNVHPMDKRMQPIYEYCQRKHLPLMIHQGTTFLRVAPLKIASPVLLEDVALEYPDLKIVIAHLGHPWIEETTVLIRKQPNIFADISALCYRPWQFYNALVLANEYCVLDKLLFGSDFPFATPQETIDGLLSINRLVEGTSLPRVPEEALQGIVQRDALTILGIEG, encoded by the coding sequence ATGATTGTTGATTGCCACAGCCACGTGTGGTTACGTGAGCACCTGTCGGATGAGTTCATAGCCGATTCTTCGAGGGCGAAAACCTCGCCCGTGAATTTTGACATCAGGCCCGAAGATCACTGGACCGCGATGGGACCTGTGGATAAAGCTATCGTCTTTGGCTTGAGGGCCAAACATTCGGGCATCCTAGTTCCAAACGAGTTCGTTGCGGCCTATGTGCGGGAACATCCAGAAAAGCTTATTGGCTTTGCTTCAGTTGACCCCAGCGAACCAGGGTATCTTGATATCCTACAACACAGCGTGGAAGAGCTGAACCTGCGTGGGGTGAAGCTGGGGCCGATTTATCAGAACGTCCACCCGATGGATAAGCGGATGCAGCCAATCTACGAATACTGCCAGAGGAAGCACCTGCCCCTCATGATTCATCAAGGGACAACCTTCTTGCGCGTCGCCCCCTTAAAGATTGCCTCTCCCGTGCTGCTCGAAGATGTAGCCCTTGAGTATCCAGATTTGAAGATCGTCATCGCTCATTTGGGACATCCATGGATCGAGGAAACGACGGTGCTCATCCGGAAGCAGCCGAACATCTTCGCCGACATCTCAGCGCTCTGCTATCGCCCTTGGCAGTTTTACAATGCGCTCGTTTTGGCTAACGAATATTGTGTCCTCGACAAACTGCTGTTTGGATCCGATTTTCCTTTTGCCACGCCACAGGAGACAATTGATGGATTGCTTTCGATAAATCGTCTTGTCGAAGGGACTAGTTTACCGAGAGTGCCGGAGGAAGCCCTGCAAGGGATCGTTCAACGTGATGCATTGACGATTCTCGGAATTGAGGGCTAA
- a CDS encoding aldehyde dehydrogenase family protein: MEREYLKENFIGGTWKPSHSRSRFQNVNPADTGDLIGEFPSSDREDVDEAVNTARQAFPAWRSLSSIERAAILSRAANLLESRLEEVARALTREEGKALAESRAEVARGVLILRYYAGAGLLDIGEVIPSANARSLMYTTRVPLGVVAVITPWNFPVAIPCWKIAPALIYGNTVVFKPSELSPLTAALIVELLAQAGVPAGVLNLVQGLGSVAGQALVEHGGINAITFTGSVSTGKMIARLALDRNVKYQLEMGGKNPAIVLDDADLAQATELIVSGAMRGAGERCTSTSRAIVMESVYDELRERILDRCARLVIGPGTDPSTDIGPLISEAQREKVLGYVELGKKEGAKLALGGRIPQGERYRHGYYVEPTVFVDVRPEMQIAQEEIFGPVLSLISVQTFEEALAVANSVRYGLSAALFTKDLNAALEFAERVEAGLVRVNGETAGVEPQAPFGGMKESSSYSREQGQAAKEFFTQLKTIHLSRAGM; encoded by the coding sequence ATGGAACGCGAATATTTAAAGGAGAACTTCATCGGTGGGACCTGGAAGCCATCCCACTCTCGATCTCGATTTCAAAACGTCAATCCGGCGGACACGGGCGATCTTATCGGCGAGTTTCCCAGCTCCGATAGAGAGGACGTGGACGAAGCTGTCAACACCGCTCGCCAGGCCTTCCCAGCGTGGCGTTCGCTTTCCTCGATCGAGCGCGCAGCCATACTAAGCAGAGCTGCCAACCTGCTGGAGTCACGCCTGGAGGAGGTTGCCAGAGCGCTGACCCGCGAAGAGGGGAAGGCGCTTGCTGAGTCGCGGGCCGAAGTCGCGCGCGGAGTGTTAATCCTGCGTTACTATGCCGGAGCAGGACTGTTGGATATAGGTGAAGTGATTCCATCGGCGAATGCACGATCGCTCATGTATACGACGCGCGTTCCCTTGGGAGTCGTCGCGGTCATCACGCCGTGGAATTTCCCGGTGGCGATTCCGTGCTGGAAGATTGCTCCTGCCCTCATCTATGGAAACACAGTGGTGTTTAAACCCTCAGAATTGTCACCGTTGACGGCGGCGTTGATTGTAGAGCTCTTGGCCCAGGCGGGCGTTCCGGCGGGGGTCTTGAACCTAGTTCAGGGCCTGGGATCGGTGGCCGGGCAAGCTCTGGTTGAGCACGGTGGGATCAACGCCATTACCTTCACGGGCTCGGTCAGCACCGGAAAGATGATTGCCCGGCTTGCTCTGGACCGGAACGTCAAGTATCAACTCGAAATGGGTGGGAAAAACCCCGCCATTGTTCTGGACGATGCTGACCTGGCCCAGGCCACTGAACTGATTGTCAGCGGCGCGATGCGGGGAGCCGGAGAACGCTGTACCTCCACCAGTCGGGCGATCGTGATGGAATCCGTTTACGACGAACTCCGCGAGCGCATTCTTGATCGGTGCGCGCGGTTGGTGATTGGCCCAGGGACAGATCCATCTACTGACATAGGGCCGTTGATTTCAGAAGCGCAGCGGGAGAAGGTCTTGGGCTATGTGGAGCTAGGGAAAAAAGAGGGAGCGAAGTTGGCGCTAGGTGGCCGGATTCCCCAGGGAGAACGCTATCGGCATGGATACTACGTTGAGCCGACCGTCTTTGTGGATGTACGACCGGAGATGCAGATCGCTCAAGAGGAGATCTTTGGTCCTGTACTTTCCCTCATCTCAGTGCAGACATTTGAGGAAGCTTTGGCTGTAGCCAACTCGGTTCGGTACGGCTTGAGCGCAGCCCTGTTCACCAAGGACCTGAATGCAGCCCTGGAGTTTGCCGAGCGTGTCGAAGCCGGCTTGGTTCGGGTGAACGGGGAAACGGCCGGAGTCGAACCGCAAGCTCCGTTCGGTGGGATGAAGGAGTCCAGTTCTTATTCCCGTGAGCAGGGACAGGCAGCCAAAGAATTTTTCACGCAATTGAAGACCATCCATCTGAGCAGAGCAGGGATGTAG